A genomic region of Oceaniferula marina contains the following coding sequences:
- a CDS encoding PDZ domain-containing protein — MKSIQSWTFLLSLCGLLGGVCAQQETASRQVVPPLPPLPDASKEQAEQAVSLGVQVIKPGVALYAQLPSLPKGSGFLLKAVIPDGAASVAGLKPMDLIWKLDGQILINESQMLVLLAMHRPGDKVELSYFRSGEARSSTLTLQARSDQETPQPDLLAMPVAPPMLPMRVISYEDRSASISDKTGTATLTYREGKLWLRVESDQGIETFNNYVESSKQMAEVPMVWRSRLPVLQRSLEESIRMRRLPRVRHVPRSRTKARVAGGE, encoded by the coding sequence ATGAAATCGATACAGTCATGGACCTTTTTATTATCCCTCTGTGGTTTGCTGGGGGGCGTATGCGCCCAACAAGAAACGGCTTCCCGCCAGGTGGTTCCTCCTTTACCTCCTTTGCCTGATGCTTCAAAAGAACAGGCCGAGCAGGCTGTCAGTTTGGGGGTTCAAGTGATCAAGCCGGGCGTTGCTCTTTATGCCCAGCTTCCCAGCTTGCCCAAAGGTAGTGGCTTTTTGTTGAAGGCCGTTATCCCGGATGGGGCAGCTTCGGTTGCCGGCCTCAAACCCATGGACCTGATTTGGAAGCTCGATGGTCAGATTCTGATCAATGAATCCCAGATGCTGGTGCTTCTGGCGATGCATCGACCGGGTGACAAGGTCGAGCTGAGCTACTTCCGTTCTGGCGAAGCCAGGTCTTCCACGTTGACCTTGCAAGCTCGCTCGGATCAAGAGACGCCTCAGCCGGATTTGTTGGCCATGCCCGTGGCTCCTCCGATGTTGCCGATGCGCGTGATCAGTTATGAGGACCGCTCGGCATCGATCAGTGATAAAACTGGTACGGCAACGCTGACTTATCGAGAAGGGAAGCTGTGGTTGAGGGTGGAGTCCGATCAGGGGATCGAAACGTTTAATAATTACGTGGAATCCTCCAAACAAATGGCCGAAGTTCCTATGGTTTGGCGTAGTCGCTTGCCCGTTTTGCAGCGTTCATTGGAAGAGTCCATTCGGATGCGGCGCTTGCCCAGAGTGCGGCATGTTCCCAGGAGCCGGACCAAAGCGCGCGTCGCAGGAGGGGAATAG
- a CDS encoding RNA polymerase sigma factor codes for MSHPQAEAWKDWLKEHGGRLYMYARQRSSCREDAEDMVQDAMVRLWHYQEERGNTPPDLPLAYSVLRFVAMDYGKKLGRKKRKEEAIIFLHDRDDYWCDSSAEDDEDAHLLRQAVDSLGEKLREVVTLKVWGGLTFNEIAETMAISPNTAASRYRYALEQLERKLEHLNQQGHGSA; via the coding sequence ATGTCACATCCTCAGGCAGAGGCATGGAAAGACTGGCTCAAGGAACATGGAGGGCGGCTTTACATGTATGCGCGGCAGCGTAGTTCTTGCCGTGAGGATGCTGAAGACATGGTTCAAGATGCCATGGTTCGCTTGTGGCATTACCAGGAAGAACGGGGAAACACCCCCCCGGATCTGCCACTTGCTTATTCAGTGTTGCGCTTTGTTGCCATGGATTATGGCAAGAAGTTGGGGCGTAAAAAACGCAAAGAGGAAGCGATCATTTTTTTACATGACCGTGATGATTATTGGTGTGACTCGAGTGCTGAAGATGATGAGGACGCTCATCTCTTACGTCAGGCTGTCGATAGCTTGGGCGAAAAGCTTCGCGAAGTCGTGACGCTCAAGGTCTGGGGAGGGCTTACCTTCAATGAAATTGCCGAAACCATGGCGATCTCACCTAACACTGCGGCATCGAGATATCGGTATGCGCTCGAACAACTCGAACGAAAATTAGAGCATTTGAATCAGCAAGGTCATGGAAGCGCCTAA
- a CDS encoding GreA/GreB family elongation factor, with the protein MHADVAKLVQAGRIPEAVGKRLSEIAPGEFCSHKAWGAGKVESWDLQAGKVVINFERQPNQEMALKFAIQKTEPLDSEHFSAHKLENLDQLRELVETDPVELVKRVLESHGGTMSLDQLDRELSGSVVPEATYKKWWDKAKKALRESHIFSVPSKRTDPLVLRADSASPQETLVMEFSDSRDPRVKIKALENIRKNFAVFEGKGEILQQVIDEINAYCLKGRKLHLSTVLEFLVARDDIIDCFDDLNLADSDIRLADVITTEQDRLVDSLKGRSAATQRKIFETFEDSFGEGWQDEILKVFDEVGSRGVTEIARLLQETGADDVFADHLKKSIANRCLGPDALIWLCREREKSAAEVFTFETGNSILNLLDRDHVADGPNRSVRLRTMLMSDKTLIADILADADEAEARQFGRKLYQSQVFTELDRKSLMARVIKARPETHDLVTGEFERKVEGVISSQESIDRRKADLDKLLKERIPQNVEEIKIARSYGDLRENFEYKAAKQMQAVLARRRSQLEKELAHVQATDFSGADTACVNIGTLVTLHDDAGKAIQYTVLGAWDSIPEENVVSYLSDIGIALMGAKPGERVEVRDMETEKNRFLTVKTIEAYKA; encoded by the coding sequence ATGCATGCCGATGTAGCGAAACTTGTTCAGGCGGGAAGAATCCCGGAAGCCGTAGGTAAAAGATTATCCGAGATCGCTCCTGGCGAGTTTTGTAGCCACAAGGCATGGGGGGCTGGTAAAGTTGAGAGCTGGGATCTGCAGGCCGGTAAAGTGGTAATCAATTTCGAGCGCCAGCCGAATCAGGAAATGGCATTGAAGTTTGCGATCCAAAAAACAGAACCCCTTGATTCCGAACATTTTAGTGCACATAAGCTGGAGAATCTCGACCAATTGCGTGAGCTGGTTGAAACCGACCCCGTGGAGCTCGTCAAACGAGTTTTGGAAAGTCATGGAGGGACGATGTCCCTTGACCAATTGGACCGCGAACTTAGCGGGAGTGTGGTGCCTGAAGCCACCTATAAAAAGTGGTGGGATAAGGCGAAAAAAGCCCTGCGCGAAAGCCATATTTTCTCCGTTCCTAGTAAGCGTACCGATCCGTTGGTTTTGCGTGCGGATTCCGCCAGTCCACAGGAGACGCTGGTGATGGAGTTTAGTGATTCCAGAGACCCCCGGGTGAAAATCAAAGCTCTGGAGAACATCCGTAAGAATTTTGCAGTATTTGAAGGCAAAGGCGAAATCCTTCAGCAGGTGATTGATGAAATCAACGCCTACTGCCTCAAGGGACGCAAGTTGCATCTGAGCACGGTGCTTGAATTTCTCGTGGCCAGGGACGACATCATCGATTGTTTCGATGACTTGAACCTTGCGGATAGCGATATCCGTTTGGCTGATGTGATCACCACCGAGCAGGACCGCCTGGTGGATAGCCTGAAGGGGCGCTCTGCAGCAACTCAGCGCAAGATTTTTGAAACCTTTGAAGATTCCTTCGGTGAAGGCTGGCAGGATGAAATTCTCAAGGTGTTTGATGAAGTCGGATCTCGGGGTGTCACTGAGATTGCCCGCTTGCTTCAAGAAACCGGAGCCGACGATGTATTTGCGGATCACCTTAAAAAGTCGATCGCCAACCGCTGCCTCGGCCCGGATGCCTTGATCTGGTTGTGTCGTGAACGTGAGAAATCAGCTGCAGAGGTCTTTACTTTTGAGACCGGCAACTCGATTCTCAATTTGCTGGATCGTGATCACGTTGCCGATGGTCCTAACCGAAGCGTTCGTTTGCGGACGATGCTGATGAGTGATAAAACGTTGATTGCTGATATCCTGGCAGATGCCGATGAGGCAGAAGCCCGTCAATTCGGTCGTAAACTCTATCAGAGTCAGGTGTTTACCGAGCTCGACCGTAAGTCTTTGATGGCTCGAGTGATTAAAGCCCGCCCGGAAACCCATGACTTGGTCACCGGCGAGTTTGAGCGGAAAGTGGAAGGCGTCATTTCTTCCCAGGAGAGCATCGACCGCCGCAAAGCTGATCTCGACAAATTGCTCAAGGAGCGGATTCCTCAGAATGTTGAGGAAATTAAAATTGCCCGTTCGTATGGTGACCTACGCGAGAATTTCGAATACAAGGCAGCCAAGCAAATGCAGGCTGTTCTGGCACGTCGTCGCTCGCAGTTGGAAAAAGAGCTCGCTCACGTGCAAGCCACTGATTTTTCGGGTGCGGATACAGCTTGTGTCAACATTGGCACGCTTGTCACATTGCATGATGATGCAGGCAAGGCCATTCAATACACGGTTCTCGGAGCATGGGATTCGATTCCTGAAGAGAATGTCGTTTCCTATCTTTCCGACATCGGGATTGCTCTCATGGGAGCAAAGCCAGGCGAAAGGGTGGAAGTTCGCGATATGGAAACCGAGAAAAACCGCTTCCTTACCGTGAAAACAATCGAAGCTTACAAAGCATAA